The stretch of DNA acTCAAGCACTCATACGTATGCACATACATtcacctctatgaacgcacacacataCACTCCATCCCTGTGAGCATTTTCAAGAAACTGAGTCGATATTTCATCTTAAAATTTACAAAATCATTGTAGACGTCTCATCGTTGAAGAAAACGTCTCCTTCCACGAAAATCCGAAGTATCTCCGGCCCTTTTCCCCTCGGCCCTCACCGTTGCACTTGCACGGCACAAAACTCTGGGAAACGAAAACGCCAACGAGGCCGAAACCCCGGCACAGCACAGCGGCGACTGGCGAGACCTATCCACTCCCCTCCATGCACCATCGCGGCTCACTCCTTCCCAGCCACACTACCCACCACCACGACACCAACGCGCCACGCCCCACCCTCCCGCCGTGGGCAAAGCGCCCCGACCAGCGCCGCCACCATCCTCCGGCCGCGCGCGCAGCGCGAGGCCGCCACCCGCCACGGCGCGCCGCGCCCGTCCTACCATGCGGTGACGCCCGAAGCCGCCACACCGAGCCCTTCTGACCGCCTCGCCGCCGCACGCACATGCAGTTCCCCCCGTCGCCCGCGCGCTCCATGGCCGCGCCCGCGGCCGTGCCCGCCGTGTCctgcctgcgcctcctcctcctccccgggtTCAGCGCCTCCCTCCTCGCGAGCCGCGGCCGCGCCCGCGGGGTGGCAGTGAGGTCGGGCGCGGCCCCGCCCGACCCGGCGGCCATGCTGCGccggccggccgccgccacgaCGGCCGCGGAGGAGCGGGAGGCCGACGCGGACGCCTCGCTGGGCTCTCCGGTGGACGAGGAGCCGcccgaggaggggaggaggagggggcccgaGAGGGAGTGGGTGGACTGGGAGGACCTCATCCTCGAGGACACCGTGCCGCTCGTCGGCTTCGTGCGGATGATACTCCACTCCGGCAAGTAGGCAACTTTTCCCTCTTCACCCTCTTGTCTATTGTTCGTCCTAATTTCATTTGCTGCTGTAAATTCAATCAGCACTAATCTTAGTATGGCAGCACCTGTACATCATATGTCAATCCCTCTGTAAATGCACTGCTGTAACCTGGTGCAATTTATCAAACACATGGTGTGCGAACTGAACTTATCACCCATGGAATGTGAATAGATATATCCTGGATTGTTTGAATGTTTTAGGCACAGTTAGACCGACTGCCCATAGTGCTAGATGTATAgtagagacacttattttgggacggagggagtagaacttaGTTCAAGGCGAATGATGGCAGCAATTCTATAGCTGGTTTGGTGCTGGACAGAAGATGATGGAAGGGATTACTAGGAATTGACTCAGTTGAATGTAACGGTTTAATCGGTTGGTCGAGCAAGTTGGTTGTGATATCCTGATTGGTTGGATCAGAATTCATGGACACATGCGATGAAGGACTTGGAAATGGTTGAGAGTTCACAAAACAGGGTGAGAATTCAGATTTTCATTTCGTCATTCGACACAGTCATTCAGCTCTTTCAGACCCCATATAATGATTCACGCTCGTAGGCTTACAGATGGACCCTCTGTCCACATACAATACACCCAGCTCAATGAGCCCTTTCCTTTTGTGTGGATTACTTCATCCTGGTTGCGCCCCTAGTCAGTCGACCTTCATGACAGTCCATCACCCTAATCACTGCTGCCCTGAACTCTCATCTTCATGTCTGCCTTGACTATGGTCATGGCGGCAATGTCCAATGGCACAGGCTCAACATGGTTCTAATCTAAACCATACAATGATACAATAAATTGCTAATTACTCTGCTGGTGCTGGGGTTTGTATTAGTTTGTTCAAATCTAGTTCAAACTAGTGAGGAATATAATGCGATGGCATAGGCAGACTGACAATACTTAGTCGTTAATAATGTATGCTCACGTGCTTTTAACATGTTCGACTTCTTACCACCCGATGCATGATTAAACATTACCATTTCTTAATACCTATCTGCTTGCAAAATTCTGTAACATTAAAACCTTTTTAcaaattttgtactccctccgtcccttagTATAAGGCGTTTTTGCAAGCTAACATAGCTTGCAAAAACGCCTTATATTGTGGCCTGTGGGACGGACTAGTAAgtattaagagcatctccaatggccgCACAAAAATCTCACGCCCAATAAAAGTTATAGCGCGTCACTGTAGCACTTTTAATGCGCCTGGACCAACATTGCTTTAGCAGACGCTCAAAAACGCGCGCCCAAAAAGCACACGGTGCAAATTGTGAAGCGCGCGCAATCCGGAGCCCAAAATATGCTGCGTGCGATAGCGTTTTTCAGCGCGTGCCCAAGAACTTTTAGTGCTACAGCATCCGCTGGAGCTGTTCGGCgcccaaaaaaaaacaaaattttagTGCGCGGAGCTCTTtttgggcgcctgttggagatgctctaacaataTTAAAAATCTAAGTGTGTTCCTTCTTTGCTGGGAAAAATAAGGGCTAGACTGCAATCTGCAATGCAAACAATCATGTGGCCTTAAGCTGCAGAGGCCGAGTGCCTAAGTTTCGCCTGATGTTTTCGGGTTTGTGTTGTTTTGCCTTATGTTATGTGCGGAACCTGATTGATTCTGTAGGTCGATCCCTCACCACTTTGTATTATCAGTTTTCACGTTCACATGGAAATTCGGAGCTATGCTcctcaatttgaaaaaaaaatggtgTCATGTGCTTGCATCACTTAATGCCTGCGTGGAGTTATGCGGACAACCAATTAGAACGTGATGTTTCTAAGGTATCATGTATCCGCCCAAAGGACTAGCAATAACAGGAAAATCGTATCTACCTTGTTTCACATGCCTTCTGGATTCTATCACACTGAAAAATGAGACTTGACAAAATTTGATCACAAATCGGAGTGTTGAGAAACTTTTGGCCTGCTATACAAGTCCTTGCATATAATTAAGTCAAGCATGATGCACATATCTAGTGCTTCCAGTGATTAGCATAACCAATTTAATGTTGTCAGTATGTTACTGTAAGAAGTAGGAAATGCCCTTGTTGTTTAAAACATATATATGTTGTCAGTTATTATGGCTTCTGACTGATTAACTTCAATAAGTCAGCGACTGTCATTGTACCATTTGGTTATAGGATTATAAGATGTCATGTGGTCCCGAGTCCCATGGTCTCACAACAATCAGTAGGCTCCAACTGAGATCATGGCTCTATAAAATACATAGGATACTAATCTTAGTTTTTTTGTCTAATCATATTCTATGTGTTCATTTTTCTATAGAGGAAAGCATGAACTTCGCTTGCATATTTTTATTATACTAGTTATATTTCGAATAACATAGGAAGTGATATCTGTGGCAGGTACTCAAGTGGTGAGCGGTTGAGTCCTGAACATGAAAAGGCCATACTTGAACGATTGCTTCCATATCATCCACAATATAAGAAGAAAATTGGATGTGGTATCGACTACATCACGGTACGTGCTACGTACTCAAAACGAATGAAAGAAACGAATTGCTGATGTTACTGTCTTTGCTCTTCTTTTTGAAAAACATTGTCTTAGCACTTCTAGGACAGAGAAAGTAATCTGTCATCTCCATATGTCTTCTTGGTCCCGAGTCTTGAGCTTGGACTCTCTGCAACCCTTCTAGATATATGTCTAGTTGCACTTTGACATTCTGCTGTCCAGATGTGTTATAGTGATAGTCTCATGTTGCCAGCAAACTTCAGAATGATTAATTTATCTATTCTGATACCGACCTCCAAAATTTTAATGAGAATTTTAGGTGTTCGTCTGGCTTTTATATGCTGCCAGATGCCTAGCTCTGAGTCGAATATTTTTCTGCCGAGTCAATTATGGTTCTGATCTGGTCCATCTGGGAACCAACTAACGTTTagtactatatgattttgcagctaGGGTTGCATCCAGAATTCGAGAACTCAAGGTGTTTGTTCATAGTTAGGACGGACGGCGAGCAGGTCGATTTTTCTTTCTGGAAGTGCATCAAGGGTCTCATAAGACAAAAGTACCCCTTGTACGCAGACAGTTTCATTCTCAGACATTTCCGCAGGAGGCAGGACTACTGAGCTAGCGACCCGTACGGTTGTTTTCGTGTAATATTTCTGTGATTTTGATTTTGTCCACGTGCCTTAATATCATGTGACTTAGCATGCGTCCAAAATTCGTCTGGAATGACCCGTCCTACAGTTTTCAGTGGGCTCAGCATAGTTACGTGGTTTGCGGCATTCTCACAGTTGCAGATGAGCCTTGGCCCTTGGGTGCTCTTCTTGGTATGAAGCTAGTCTTGTGAAGATCACAGAAGGTATAGATATGTGATTTATATCTTTATCCCCTGCTCGGAATGCAGCTCTTTTCTACCCATTGTCAGGGCTGCATCTGCATGCCAGCCAGTCTGAGGCTAGCAAGGGCAACTTGTCAATGGACGTTATTTCCAATCCCAACTCGATCGGCGATCTTTTTGTGATCTTGCGCTGTGCCTTGTGTGATTTCCAACTCAATTCGGCGATCTTTTCTGTGATCTTGCGCCGTGCCTTGTGATTTTGTTCTGAATCAGTTTCTTGCCCTGTGCCTGAATCTGTGTGCAGATCATATGCTTGCACCCGACTATTTATTTCAGTACCACCCAATGGGAAAAGTCAAATCTTCGGCACGTTTGTTCCAGCTTAAATGCTTGGGCTGCCAGACCGCACCTCCCTCCGTTCCGCCCCAACGTTGCCTGCCAGCGGGAAAAAAATTCCGTGGAGACCGTCTCCAGGGCTCCTCCCGTGCGTACCCGATCTAGGATGGCGCCACGTGTCTCTCGATGGCATCCCACGGCACCCACTCTCGCTGCTCCTGGCGCTAGCGCTCGGCACTCGTCGCAGCTCGGCTCGTCTCCGATCGGCTCGTAGAGGAGGAGTCCCACGCAGCAGCACGCGACGCAAGCCCGATCCATCCGGTTCAACGAGCGGAGGACGACCGCCATGGCCGAGAGAGCAGCCAACAAGCCTGCCGCCGCCATCTCGGTGCCCACCGCCTCCGCCACGACACCGGCACTACCGCGCGCCGCCTCGAACCGAGCCCCTGTCGGCCGCCCTCGTCGTGGTCGGGCCACTCCATCCGCGTGCCCACCGTCTCCACGGACGCCGCCGCCACCACTGCACGCCGCTCCTCGTCGGACCAGCATGCCGCCGACAAATCATAATTATAGGGTTACGTTCTAGCATCTAGGCTCACTACATTGACCTGCTGAAAGTTTTCAGCTCTAGGAACAATTCAGAATTCCATGTCCATAAGTTAGTAAAATAATGAGCACTATTATCTTGCTGACCTTTGCTTGTTCCCTGTTTGTAATTACACGTACCTATCTATATCAATCTAATATCACCATTAGGCCACCCACTGTAAAATTAGATGCAAATCTGAACCATCAGTGCATCAATCAAAATTCAGATAAGTTCAAAAAACAGTGACCTCTAAACTTTAAGAGGCTACCTGCAACACAAGGAAGTTAGTCACCAACAGCAGAGAGCAGACAGTGCAATCGAAGCAGCTAACAACAGCTGCTGCGAAACAGTAAAATTTATTTGTGCTTACATGGTAATATCAAACAAAGAGAAATAAATCAATTGGTGAAATATTATACAATCATAGTCTCGGGAAACAAGAGAATACAATTGACAAGACAATAACTAGGACCACACAGCTAGAAGATTAAACTGTTATGCAAGGCCTCAGTTTATCTATCGGTGGAAAACTACTCTTTTCTAAAATCAGTAAACTGTATTCATTCAGTTATCAGTTCGCAAGAGGATTGAGAGCATACGGATATCAAATCCGGGAAGATCATGGCCATGATAGCACACCGGCGGCATGCACGCTTGTAATCCACCGCAGGCCGTGCCCCCGCAGCGACGCATCTGCGTCCAACTCGGCCGCCAGGCGGCTACCAGTCTTATCTGGATTCTCTGATGCCGGCGGGTGGAGCAACTATCCCATGGACGCGCGTCGCTCGTGGGTTAAGTTTCTACAATGTCCTCCTgctccgtccccgtcgccgccactCCGCTCGGCCATGGTTGTCCGCTGAACAGGGGAACTAGATGGGATGATGTTCTGTCTCGTGAGTGAGCCGATGTCGCAGCGTGCCGATCGAGCCGAGCAGAAGCGCGGGTTCACGCGAGCCGACGTAAAGGAGCCCTGCAGTAGCGAGAGTGGATGCCGTGGGATGCAATCGGGGGACACGTGGCGCCATCCTAGATTGGGTACGCACGGGAGGAGCCCTGGAGACGGTCTCCACGGAATTTTTTTCCTGCCAGCGCCGTGCTCACAGTGCCCAAGCTGGGAGAAACACAAGTGTGATGCATTTTTTTTTTGTCTTTGGAGAAAAGAAACGTTTGTGTTTCTTCTAGTCGTCAAAACGTGTGTCTCTAGCTAGTGGACCTCCCGGCCGGCTCACGGCGCAGGCAGGCTGGCCGGCTCGTGGACCTCCAGGCCGGCGGAGGTTGGTGTCGCCCTAGAGCCGCTTGCTGTCTCTCAACGGCATCGAAGGCAGACGGAAACGCAGGTGAATCGCCCTTGCAGACGCGCCAAAGGACGGGGGCGTGGCGTGTGGCTTCAAACGTGCGGACGCTGACAGATTTGTTCTGCCTACGTGAACCACCGGGCTTGACCTGGCTAGGCTGTGTGTGATATATCATTGTCTACCTTGCCCTTGCGCCATTGGCGCGCGCACTCTCTCGTGTATCCAACACCTCCTCTAAAAAACGGAGTAACCTAAGCTATAGGAGATACCGCGATTGATTCGCGGGATCTCATCAGGTGCTTTTTTTCGCACACTACAATACAGATGTTCacatacacgtgcatacactcatctTTTGATGAACGCGCACATAACCTACCCCACGAGCACCTCCAAAGGCGGCACAAGATCTTGAGATTGAAAAATCTACCATATGCGCCTTCGTAGATCGATGAAAACGTCTCCACTCACTGAACAAGCATAGCAAAGCTcgaagtaaattcaaaaaaataatacGAGCACACTTAAACTCCGATGAGCTGGTTTCACCATAAGAAAACCCTAATAATTTGAGCTACATTCAGTTGAAGGATCTTATCAGGTGTTAACAACCCAACGAACTGACACACAGGCGCACAGCTGCCCAACGAACTGACAGACAACTGGTTATAATAACAAAACACATGTCTTTGCCTTGTGCCAatctcggtccggtccggtccgagGCGAAAGACGCAGCGGCACGTCTCTTCTCTCCTCCCGTGCCCGACCCGTGCATCACCGGCGGCTGGCCCGACCAGACCCGACCCGACCCTTAGGGCGTCCGACGGGCCACTTTCCTTCCCCTGtgatcttgccggtgcatctagaccagactctGCTCCCTTCTTGTTTTATGCGGTCCCTCTCCATCCTCTTGGCTCTAAACTAATCTCTGCCTTTCCGGTCAGCTCTCTCCCCCACATGTTAGCCGCGTACGTCCATGCAACGCAACCGCGATGACCGTATTGCCCCCTCCGTTGCCCCTTGGGCGTCAGCCCGATTGCGCGCACGGCCTTTGCGTCTGCGGCCGCGGCCGGGACCGGACCCGTGCCGCTGCGCGTTTCGGTGCTATACGACGCCGCGCGCCCGTCCCTTGGGGGTTTCTTAAATTTTCTTGGGACATTCCCGCTGTATCTTTGTAGGGGTTTCTGACATTCCGAGGGCGGTTCGACGGCTTGTTTGCTGCCACGACGGATGTGAGCCTGTGGGTGATAGATATCACGCGAATGTTAACAAATGTGCAGTCAACATCGGTGTCGTGGACGGACGGTTGTAAGCCATTTCTCCAGCTTGCTTTGAAAAAAATGGTGTTTTATGCTCCAATCAGTTTTGCTTTGGGTTTTATTTAAACGGGAACGCCACGATCTTTTTAGGGTAGTAGAAAAATTCATCTGAAGTATAAAGCACCCTTGGAATAATAAAAGTTACACCGAAGTCTCTGCAGCATCGAAGAACTATTATTGCCATCGGAATGAGCCGCCGATGCGCCGCTATTGCTGCTCCGTACCGAAGCCGACATACGACCTTATCGATGAtagccttgaaagtcttcatgcacgtgcccctaaATACCGACACATTGGAGCCGTAGTCGTCGCCGTTGAACCCTTGAATCAATTCAAAGCACCTGACACCAATCCCGCCATCGTGCATGCATGACAAAGAACCCTAATCTCATCGTCCCAAGTGGACGGCAAGAATCTACACCGGAGCTCCGTCGATCGTCCATCCGGACAGGTGAGCTCGAGGAGGATCGGCGTCTGGAAGGCCAACTCGAAGAAAAATCACCACCATTTGTCTGAGCATCACACCTGCGAAAACTAAGGGCATGCTCGGAACCTCTCCCAACTTCCCCAAATTTGAAATCTGGCttcttttttttagcatcagtacagatacaagcgctcatatacacgcgcatacactcacctctatgaacgcacacacgcacaccctacccctatgagcacctccgagagactgagccggcatatcatcttgagatttacgaagtcaccgtaggcgcctcgtcgtcgacgggaacgtctcctcccactgaaagcgtatcgccggaaatcctgaaataaatccaggaataatgcaagcaccaggatttgaaccctggtaggttggagataccactgtccacctaaccaactcaaccacatgtTGATTCACAGAAATCTGGCTTCTTTCGCTAGCTTCCAACTTCTCTTGGTGACCAGCGAATGTTCGGCTCAAGCGGCACTTTCTCCCAGCATGCGATGGCCTGGCAAAGTCCTTTTGGCCTATTCGGCAGTATTTTGGGCCAGCTAAAACCAGCCCATTTGGGAGCCATCCGTAGAATAGCATACCAGTTTTGCGAGAGTACCAATGAGTCGAGGTTATGGTGCTAAGCCATTTTCTTTGGCAGTGGCAATCATGGTGTAAATATAGGAACAACTCTCGCTCTCCGGTTTTGAGAAGCCGGGCTTTCTCGGCTTCTCATTTTTACACGTAGGGAAGGCTCAGCCTCTCAGAGTTGACTCTGCGGAGCTCAGGCATTCGTGGAGTTTGTGGAGTTGGAAGCTGGAGAGGATCTGGACAAAGCTGAAAAAACCCTGACATAAATGACTAGTCAGAGCTGAGGCACCAGGAGTCCCCTCCCAGCCACCGACTACTGAAGCGGCTGGCAGAGGGGAGGTGAATCAATAGGCTCGATGACGGAGCCTAGAAGGGGTATGTTTGCCCTTGCCACCATGGGGAAGTGATGGAAACGTTTCGTGGCCCCACGTGACACTTGGGTTATAAACCTTTCCTGTCATTCAATCATAATTTAATCCTTCTCGACTCAAAACTTCCTTAATCCTGATACATTAAAACTCATTCGAATGTAATTTGAAAAGCTTTCGACATAATACGATTGGAACGGTAGATGTTGCTTATGTGATCACGATGAAACTATTCATCATGTTCATATCTTGCCCTTTAGCGCCATTGCTATGGCGGAATATATGTAAATTCCAATAACCGCGGCCAACCGGTGTTCGAATAAGTTTGGGAACTATCTCACGGGACTGATAGACAACTTAGAGCTCAAATCCATGTGGGGCGTGTACTTTATCTTGCACTATGTAGAAATTGTCCTAATGATCATATTTGTGACAAACAAACGATTTTCAAGTTTGTTGTAGATTATCTTCATGGATACTCGACATGTGCAACCATTTGGAGGCAATAGCTCACGTTATATTTAACTAACTTGAATGGCTGTCTAATACTACGGTTTGTGAGACCTGAATTGTTGCATGTAATCTCCATGGAATTTGGCTACGCCATTTTTTTATCTTGTTAGTTTGTACtctctccgtttctttttagtccgcatataagatttggtcaaagtcaagctttgtagagtttgactaactttatattaaaaaatataaatattcacaatatgaaatcaatattatcagatacaccatgaaacgtattttcatactatatagttttagtattgtagatgttcatatttttttatatagatttgatcaaactttgtgtagtttgactttgaccagattttatatgcgaagtaaaaaaaacagagggagtatgactACGTATACTTtgcgacaaaatggttgggtgctccATCCAATACAGAAGAAACAGGCACCCTCCTCCCCGAAAAAAAAACCAAACCGTCCAAATGGTGGCGTTTAAGAGGATTTAGCAAACCACTATCAATTTATAATATAGATGAGTTTATCACTGCATGAAATATTGGTTATCTTTTTGATAATTTATTCAACCGCATCCCTCATTTTTTTTTTGTAGAAACGTTCTTTTTTTAGTCTTCGGAAAAAAATAGCCAACTTGAAAACCAATTGAAGCGAGCTGTCCGAAATTACAATTGTAGGTGCTTAAGGTTACAATGTCAGCTATGTTCAAGTCCTGCTTTAGCGAAAACATTATTTAGTGATTATGATAATAATCTTATTCGTTTAACTAGTTTGAATCTATCTTGGCTTGGTTAATGAACTAACTTTTTTGTCgcagcaaaatgtagaataaattcAGCGCGACTTAGCCGTGGTGTATAGAAATCTCAAAACTGCTGCCTGAGCCCTAGTTTCCAATTGTTAACTAGGAACTTCCCATTTGTTTCTGATAAACTTCCCATTTTACGCCTTGGGGGATAAACCTCTCTTGGCAAACGTAAACGGGCGAACGGCACCCGCCGGGGCGCGCGCGGGCACATCGGTAAATTTGGCCCCGGTGACGGCCATGCCGCGCAGCATCTGCCCTCTTGAGCTCTCCAAGGGCCAGAAACGCCACCGCATGCCCCTTCCCTCCCCACGCTATACAACCACACGCACCACACCcatggccaccaccaccaccaccaccatcaccgccACAGCGCAGCACCACCACCCCCACCACCACAAGCAGCGGCCATGTCTTCCTCGGCCTCCCTGCAGAGCTTCCTCCCGCCCTCGGCCCACGCGGCGAGGTCGTCGTCCCGGCACCGGCCCAGCCGCGCCCGCCCCTTCCAGTGCGCGGCCGTCTCCGCGCCGTCGTCGTCGGCCGCCTCGCCGTCGGCCTCGGCCGTCCCGGTGGAGCGGCTGGAGCCTCGCGTGGAGCAGCGGGAGGGCGGCTACTGGGTGCTCAAGGAGAAGTACCGCACCAGCCTGAACCCGCAGGAGAAGGTGAAGCTGGGCAAGGAGCCCATGGCGCTCTTCACGGAGGGCGGCATCAAGGAGCTCGCCAAGCTGCCCATGGAGCAGATCGACGCCGACAAGCTCACCAAGGAGGACGTCGACGTGCGGCTCAAGTGGCTCGGCCTCTTCCACCGCCGCAAGCAGCAGTGTATGCCCCTCCCTCTGCCCCGCACCATCGCAAAATCCATCGTTCACTTGATCAATAATGCATCTGTGCTTCAGCCTTTCTACTCT from Triticum dicoccoides isolate Atlit2015 ecotype Zavitan chromosome 6A, WEW_v2.0, whole genome shotgun sequence encodes:
- the LOC119318094 gene encoding protein DCL, chloroplastic-like, with product MQFPPSPARSMAAPAAVPAVSCLRLLLLPGFSASLLASRGRARGVAVRSGAAPPDPAAMLRRPAAATTAAEEREADADASLGSPVDEEPPEEGRRRGPEREWVDWEDLILEDTVPLVGFVRMILHSGKYSSGERLSPEHEKAILERLLPYHPQYKKKIGCGIDYITLGLHPEFENSRCLFIVRTDGEQVDFSFWKCIKGLIRQKYPLYADSFILRHFRRRQDY